In Rhodospirillales bacterium, a genomic segment contains:
- a CDS encoding AMP-binding protein, with amino-acid sequence MAHNLAQALLSEDRLARYADHAAIVCDNRVISYSELAVMSRVAGDTLLRHAGRPGVRVIVRGRDTEVLVAVILGAMMAGLVPVILSPRTTEDDLRYVADETAAALLVEDDDLGISPIPLPRLSMAGLAADRATASEDIGASSDPDSKEAFWLYSSGTTGRMKGVIHAHHDLAPVLVFHENCLNLGPEVRTFCTSRISFAYAMSNALLAPLALGATVVLHPEWPTAGSTLAAIEAVRPQVVFAVPSMYRAWLDLPAEALAPMALVRRFVSAGEHLPVPVAERWRAITRQAILDCHGTSETCFLVFASSPDRPKAGSVGFPCPGVETELRDEADGPAPAGAAGRLFIRHPFLALGYGPFAPAEVQARFQNGWFATGDVFRCDDDGHWHHYGREDDWLKIAGQWVSLHGVEEAAAACAGVEQAVGVTANDANGFLRVALFVVPAADADDRALPERLETFLNERLPAFKRPKWLRVVDDLPRTSTGKVKKADLRRMIEVEVA; translated from the coding sequence ATGGCGCACAATCTGGCGCAGGCGCTGTTGTCCGAGGACAGACTGGCGCGCTACGCCGACCACGCCGCCATCGTCTGCGACAACCGGGTGATCTCCTACTCTGAACTGGCGGTCATGAGCCGCGTGGCCGGCGACACGCTGCTTCGCCATGCGGGCCGGCCCGGCGTTCGGGTCATCGTCCGCGGGCGGGACACGGAGGTGCTGGTGGCCGTCATCCTCGGCGCCATGATGGCCGGGCTGGTGCCGGTGATCCTGTCGCCGCGAACCACCGAGGACGATCTCCGCTACGTCGCCGACGAAACCGCGGCGGCCCTCCTGGTCGAGGACGACGACCTCGGCATCAGCCCTATACCGCTTCCGCGCCTGTCGATGGCAGGCTTGGCGGCAGACCGGGCGACGGCCTCCGAGGACATCGGCGCCAGCAGTGATCCGGATTCCAAAGAGGCTTTCTGGCTCTACTCCTCCGGCACCACAGGCCGCATGAAGGGAGTGATCCACGCTCATCACGACCTTGCGCCGGTCCTCGTGTTTCACGAGAACTGCCTGAATCTCGGTCCCGAGGTTCGAACCTTCTGCACCTCGCGCATCTCATTCGCCTATGCTATGAGCAACGCGCTCCTGGCGCCGCTGGCGCTCGGCGCGACGGTGGTTCTACATCCCGAGTGGCCGACCGCCGGCAGCACCCTTGCGGCCATCGAAGCGGTGCGTCCGCAAGTGGTGTTTGCGGTGCCGAGCATGTACCGGGCTTGGCTCGATCTGCCGGCGGAGGCGCTCGCGCCGATGGCGTTGGTGCGGCGGTTCGTCTCGGCCGGGGAGCACCTTCCGGTGCCGGTTGCGGAACGCTGGCGGGCGATCACCAGGCAGGCCATCCTCGACTGCCACGGCACCTCGGAGACCTGCTTCCTGGTGTTCGCGTCGTCGCCCGACCGCCCCAAGGCGGGCAGCGTCGGCTTTCCGTGCCCCGGCGTTGAGACCGAGTTGCGGGACGAGGCCGACGGGCCGGCGCCGGCGGGGGCGGCCGGTCGCCTGTTCATCCGCCACCCGTTCCTTGCCCTCGGCTACGGCCCGTTCGCTCCGGCCGAGGTTCAGGCGCGGTTCCAGAATGGCTGGTTCGCCACCGGCGACGTGTTCCGTTGCGACGACGACGGGCACTGGCATCACTACGGCCGCGAAGACGACTGGCTGAAGATCGCCGGGCAGTGGGTCAGCCTGCACGGCGTCGAGGAGGCGGCCGCCGCGTGCGCCGGGGTCGAGCAGGCGGTTGGGGTCACCGCCAACGACGCCAATGGCTTCCTGCGTGTCGCCTTGTTCGTGGTGCCGGCAGCCGACGCCGATGATCGCGCCCTCCCCGAGCGACTGGAGACCTTCCTCAACGAGCGGCTGCCGGCGTTCAAGCGCCCGAAGTGGCTCCGCGTCGTCGACGATCTGCCGCGCACCAGTACCGGCAAGGTCAAGAAGGCCGACCTTCGCCGCATGATCGAGGTCGAGGTCGCGTGA
- a CDS encoding acyl-CoA thioesterase — MAARTLTVAWGDCDPAGIVFYPNYFRWIDAATWDLFEAVGGSWDRLQGAFGPFQIPLLAAECAFKMPCRRGDALVVESRVVAWERKVFKVAHAIRNGGDTAVEGFETRCWTIPDAAGRLRSAPIPADVIALFTDK; from the coding sequence ATGGCGGCGCGCACCCTGACGGTCGCCTGGGGTGACTGCGACCCGGCCGGCATCGTCTTCTATCCCAACTACTTCCGCTGGATAGACGCGGCCACGTGGGATTTGTTCGAGGCGGTCGGCGGCAGCTGGGACCGGCTGCAGGGTGCCTTCGGACCGTTCCAGATTCCATTGTTGGCCGCCGAGTGCGCCTTCAAGATGCCGTGCCGGCGCGGCGATGCGCTGGTCGTCGAGAGCCGGGTGGTGGCGTGGGAGCGAAAGGTATTTAAGGTGGCGCACGCCATCCGCAACGGCGGCGACACGGCGGTCGAAGGGTTCGAGACCCGCTGTTGGACGATCCCGGACGCTGCCGGGCGACTCCGCTCCGCGCCGATCCCGGCGGACGTGATCGCCCTGTTCACAGACAAATGA